TGCCACGGCCGATCCCTTCTTGATCATCCTTGCTGGCAAGTCGACGTTGGGCTTCGATTTTGATTTGGTCGAGGATCTTGCTCCGACCGGCGAGGATCTCCTTCGAATTCGATTCGCTCTTCTCTTCCAGTTCGACCAGCATCTGTTCGGCTTGGCTCTCGCCAACTTCAGCCAGTTCGTCGTCCAGCAATTGTTGATCGCCCGAAAGGGTCAACGTGCGGTTGGTGCTGCGGACGAGTTCGGCCAGATCGTATTGCGTGATCACGTCGCGGATCGCACTGCGGCAGATCTGTGCCACCCGTTCCTCGGCGTTTTCGATCGTCCGCAATCGCTGCACAAATGTGGTCGGACCGGTCTCGGCATCGTCGATCTGCCACATCGCCCAAGGGATCAACTCGATCTTCTTGTCGTCGCGAGTCGGCAGATCGGGCAGCAGGAATCGCCGGCTGTCTCCCCAGAACTGACGCGTCTTGGGCAGTCGCCGAACCGTTTCGACAAACGGCAGTTTGTAATAGACGCCCGGTTCGACTTTTTCGCGAGCCGGTTTGCCGAATCGCATCACGACTCCCATCTCGCGCTCATCGATCACGAAACAGAAGAAGGGAGCGAGGACGAGCAGGATTGCTAGGACGGCGAGTCCACGTAGTAGATTGATCACAGTTTCAGGTTTCATCGTGGGTAGCTGCTTTATGTAGGAGAACTTAAGAACCGGTCGGACACGCGCGGCGGGTTACGGGGCGGTGGCCGTGGGGTTCAAGTTCAGCATGGGCAGCAGACCTTTTAAGTCGCTGTCGAGGATCGTCTTGGGACCGCTTGTCGAAAGCACCCGTTCCATCGATTCCAGATACATCCGTTGCCGGGTCACTTCAGGAGCTTCTTTATAGCTCTCGTATTTCGATAGCAGCGCGGCGATTTCACCGGCCGCTTCGGCGCGGCGGCGGGCAGCATAACCCTCCGCTTCGCGAATCAATTTATCGCTGTTGGCCATCGCCGTCGGAATCATCTTGTTCCGCTCGCGCCTCGCCTCGTTGACCAATTGGTCGCGCTGTTGAATCGACGCGTTGACGTCGTCGAAGGCGGGGCGAACGCGTTCGGGCGGCGTCACGCGTTGCAGCTGAAGGTCGACAACCGAAACGCCACATTGATAGACCGCTAATTGTTCGGTCATCTCTTCCAATGCGGCCGCAGCGATCTCGTTCCGCTTGCCGGTCAGGATCTCGTCGGCTGAATAATCGCCAACGACGCGGTGCATCGTGCTGCGAGCGACCGCCAGGATCGTATCTTCGACCTGCCGTTCGTTGATGCTGAAGACATACTCTTGCGGGTCGGTGACTCGCCAAATGACGGTCCATTCAACCACCGCGGCAAACAGGTCGCCGGTCAGGATCAAGGATTGCTCCTCTTCCATCTTATTGATCTTCATCTGTTGGCCGCGCGTGCTGGTGTCTTGCGTTCCCGAAGGGAGTCGCAGACTTCGCTCGCTGGTGTCGATCAGGACGCGGCGGTCGATCCAGGGCAATTTGAAGTGCAGCCCGGGGCCGACTTCGCTGTGGTAGCGGCCGAAACGCAACACGACAGCTCGCTCGTATTCGCGAACCGTATAGACGCCGCTCCAGACGACATAGATCACCAGCATCGCCGCCATCGCGATAATGCCGGTGGAGAGGACTTGGCGGGTGGCTTGGCGGATTTCATCGGGATCAAAATTCTGAGGCACAACTCATTCCAGCAGTTTGCGAGTG
Above is a genomic segment from Rosistilla ulvae containing:
- the hflC gene encoding protease modulator HflC translates to MKPETVINLLRGLAVLAILLVLAPFFCFVIDEREMGVVMRFGKPAREKVEPGVYYKLPFVETVRRLPKTRQFWGDSRRFLLPDLPTRDDKKIELIPWAMWQIDDAETGPTTFVQRLRTIENAEERVAQICRSAIRDVITQYDLAELVRSTNRTLTLSGDQQLLDDELAEVGESQAEQMLVELEEKSESNSKEILAGRSKILDQIKIEAQRRLASKDDQEGIGRGIRLIDIGISQIAFVDSVRIKTFDRWIAERESISARNVNEGERLKAAIINETNAEVQSIEGKGQQKASETKGQADADVIKSYAEAMNEVGEFYTFVRTLEAYEKAITKDSSLILTTDSEFFGLLKKLEPLKK
- the hflK gene encoding FtsH protease activity modulator HflK codes for the protein MPQNFDPDEIRQATRQVLSTGIIAMAAMLVIYVVWSGVYTVREYERAVVLRFGRYHSEVGPGLHFKLPWIDRRVLIDTSERSLRLPSGTQDTSTRGQQMKINKMEEEQSLILTGDLFAAVVEWTVIWRVTDPQEYVFSINERQVEDTILAVARSTMHRVVGDYSADEILTGKRNEIAAAALEEMTEQLAVYQCGVSVVDLQLQRVTPPERVRPAFDDVNASIQQRDQLVNEARRERNKMIPTAMANSDKLIREAEGYAARRRAEAAGEIAALLSKYESYKEAPEVTRQRMYLESMERVLSTSGPKTILDSDLKGLLPMLNLNPTATAP